In Capsicum annuum cultivar UCD-10X-F1 chromosome 7, UCD10Xv1.1, whole genome shotgun sequence, one genomic interval encodes:
- the LOC124885545 gene encoding uncharacterized protein LOC124885545 isoform X1 yields MFGCDFEENDVSCWNEFSSQADITSDLCGDWMCIPMLWFEILVEIDPSILPISFAKAVFWALSRLSLLESDNDSDMTPSVGHWLRTCGSDISHVFNWKVPSGSNDGGEGVESKNSIKVSTKCIPLIRLFKRSTAHFIIRMEQGELRKQWTWEPMISDSLILLLVDPNDNARHVGRCILEQLSNTRGLTSGLQFLCSSPSSLVATFTGIRHALKLVQLDCVLSEFQTLHHFFFVMCKLIKEGNSCSQPLVGKSCEDVGISKFSSQGGFLKQPVLQAQNEHMDAHNAVVSSILWEKFCCLLSEMAWISVQKCLAAGKVFIGQKSSQMTCIRLLETLPVVFGRLCREPTAVLNNAVTQCLRDLIDWGHSPLPVVVRYWKDALISLLILIKESCCGVPASLAADFEKLISCDNIPMNEMTKQVAQLSVSLVDGSYTDLKKTNVDSKCLPGEEFILADNSAKPFSRMGKRMHVPDSKRFVDKEISNLIVHSGDDRETDASVGADINSCVNFDPKLVGHIAGKVVYSDPVKEIDSRKISQPVDLCLDLDIPRFELNAVQAGKDSPLVNSKAMEPKSEETDIKCRLNYLNLNSKENSSLTSELHSSLGSSSYGGASTKENDGEWVIKTNDAVLKELVSENRGDQESAFLVSARRQRSFSIKTSLSGPKRKVIQLSLPVENRSNALRLDDGVKRFKTVRLDDWYRPILEFNYFSTVGLTSAGEGNNDSLSKLKEVPVCFQSVDEYVEIFRPLILEEFKAQLQSSFQEMTSPEEMSCGSLSVMSVERIDDFHFIRCVHEDVDSSGSKSCSDNDLILLTRQPLRNSCPDIHMVGKVKCAS; encoded by the exons ATGTTTGGTTgtgattttgaagaaaatgatgtcAGTTGTTGGAACGAATTTAGTTCTCAAGCTGATATAACATCAGATCTCTGTGGGGATTGGATGTGCATCCCAATGTTGTGGTTTGAGATTTTAGTTGAAATTGATCCGTCGATTCTTCCAATATCATTTGCTAAGGCTGTTTTCTGGGCTTTGTCACGCCTTTCTTTACTAGAATCTGATAATGACTCGGATATGACACCTTCAGTTGGTCACTGGTTGAGAACCTGTGGTTCAGATATCTCTCATGTTTTCAATTGGAAGGTTCCATCTGGTTCAAATGATGGTGGCGAGGGAGTGGAATCTAAAAACTCCATTAAGGTCTCAACAAAGTGTATACCTCTAATTAGGCTTTTCAAGAG GTCAACTGCTCATTTCATCATCAGAATGGAGCAAGGGGAGCTAAGGAAGCAGTGGACATGGGAGCCCATGATTAGTGACAGTTTGATTCTTCTGCTTGTGGATCCCAACGAC AATGCTAGACATGTTGGTCGGTGTATTCTTGAACAACTTTCAAATACACGAGGCCTAACTAGTGGACTGCAGTTTCTTTGCTCCAGCCCATCATCACTCGTAGCTACCTTTACAGGGATAAGACATGCTCTAAAGCTG GTTCAGTTGGACTGCGTTCTATCAGAATTTCAGACTTTGCATCATTTCTTTTTTGTTATGTGCAAACTAATAAAAGAAGGGAATTCATGTAGCCAACCTCTAGTCGGAAAATCTTGTGAGGACGTTGGTATCTCGAAGTTTTCTTCTCAAGGGGGATTCTTAAAGCAGCCAGTGCTTCAAGCTCAAAATGAGCACATGGATGCACATAACGCAGTTGTCAGTTCCATTTTATGGGAGAAATTTTGTTGCTTACTCTCAGAAATGGCTTGGATTTCGGTCCAGAAGTGCTTGGCAGCTGGGAAGGTTTTTATAGGTCAAAAATCATCTCAG ATGACCTGCATCAGATTATTAGAGACCCTTCCTGTTGTTTTTGGAAGGCTTTGCCGAGAACCGACTGCAGTCCTTAATAATGCAGTGACGCAATGTCTTCGGGATCTGATAGATTGGGGTCATTCACCACTTCCAGTAGTGGTCAGATATTGGAAAGATGCTTTAATTTCattgttgattttgattaaaGAATCATGCTGTGGTGTCCCTGCTTCATTAGCTGCAGATTTTGAGAAACTTATTTCATGTG ATAATATTCCAATGAATGAGATGACCAAGCAAGTTGCTCAGCTTTCTGTTTCACTTGTGGATGGGAGTTACACTGACTTGAAAAAAACTAATGTTGATTCCAAATGTTTGCCTGGGGAAGAATTTATTCTTGCCGACAACTCTGCCAAGCCTTTTAGTAGGATGGGTAAAAGAATGCATGTTCCAGACTCAAAAAGATTTGTGGATAAGGAAATAAGTAATTTGATAGTTCATTCAGGTGATGATAGAGAAACAGATGCTTCTGTTGGTGCAGATATCAATTCTTGTGTCAACTTTGATCCTAAACTTGTTGGCCATATTGCTGGGAAAGTTGTGTATTCTGATCCTGTGAAAGAAATTGACTCCAGGAAGATTTCTCAGCCAGTTGATCTTTGTCTGGATCTGGATATCCCAAGATTTGAATTAAATGCAGTACAGGCGGGAAAGGATTCGCCTCTTGTCAATTCAAAAGCTATGGAGCCTAAGAGCGAGGAAACTGATATCAAGTGCcgtttaaattatttaaatctgAATTCCAAAGAAAATAGTTCTCTCACCTCTGAGCTTCATTCTTCTCTTGGGAGCTCATCTTATGGAGGTGCAAGTACGAAAGAGAATGATGGGGAATGGGTTATAAAAACTAATGATGCAGTCTTGAAAGAGCTCGTAAGCGAAAATAGAGGTGATCAGGAGTCGGCTTTCCTCGTTTCAGCTAGACGTCAACGATCATTCTCCATAAAAACAAGTCTCTCTGGTCCGAAAAGGAAagtcattcaactcagcttaccGGTTGAAAATCGGTCTAACGCTTTGAGATTGGATGATGGAGTAAAAAGATTTAAAACTGTGAGGCTTGATGATTGGTATAGACCTATTCTAGAGTTCAATTACTTCTCAACAGTTGGTTTGACAAGTGCAGGCGAAGGAAATAATGATAGTTTGAGTAAATTAAAGGAGGTTCCTGTTTGTTTCCAATCTGTTGATGAATATGTTGAAATTTTTCGTCCTCTCATATTGGAGGAGTTCAAGGCACAACTGCAGAGTTCCTTTCAGGAGATGACTTCTCCAGAAGAGATGTCTTGCGGCAGTCTTTCTGTAATGTCAGTCGaaagaattgatgattttcacTTTATTCGCTGTGTTCACGAGGATGTTGATTCATCTGGTTCTAAAAGCTGCTCAGACAATGATCTTATTTTGCTTACAAGACAGCCTCTGAGGAATTCTTGTCCTGATATTCACATGGTTGGAAAGGTGAAGTGTGCTTCTTGA
- the LOC124885545 gene encoding uncharacterized protein LOC124885545 isoform X2, translated as MEQGELRKQWTWEPMISDSLILLLVDPNDNARHVGRCILEQLSNTRGLTSGLQFLCSSPSSLVATFTGIRHALKLVQLDCVLSEFQTLHHFFFVMCKLIKEGNSCSQPLVGKSCEDVGISKFSSQGGFLKQPVLQAQNEHMDAHNAVVSSILWEKFCCLLSEMAWISVQKCLAAGKVFIGQKSSQMTCIRLLETLPVVFGRLCREPTAVLNNAVTQCLRDLIDWGHSPLPVVVRYWKDALISLLILIKESCCGVPASLAADFEKLISCDNIPMNEMTKQVAQLSVSLVDGSYTDLKKTNVDSKCLPGEEFILADNSAKPFSRMGKRMHVPDSKRFVDKEISNLIVHSGDDRETDASVGADINSCVNFDPKLVGHIAGKVVYSDPVKEIDSRKISQPVDLCLDLDIPRFELNAVQAGKDSPLVNSKAMEPKSEETDIKCRLNYLNLNSKENSSLTSELHSSLGSSSYGGASTKENDGEWVIKTNDAVLKELVSENRGDQESAFLVSARRQRSFSIKTSLSGPKRKVIQLSLPVENRSNALRLDDGVKRFKTVRLDDWYRPILEFNYFSTVGLTSAGEGNNDSLSKLKEVPVCFQSVDEYVEIFRPLILEEFKAQLQSSFQEMTSPEEMSCGSLSVMSVERIDDFHFIRCVHEDVDSSGSKSCSDNDLILLTRQPLRNSCPDIHMVGKVKCAS; from the exons ATGGAGCAAGGGGAGCTAAGGAAGCAGTGGACATGGGAGCCCATGATTAGTGACAGTTTGATTCTTCTGCTTGTGGATCCCAACGAC AATGCTAGACATGTTGGTCGGTGTATTCTTGAACAACTTTCAAATACACGAGGCCTAACTAGTGGACTGCAGTTTCTTTGCTCCAGCCCATCATCACTCGTAGCTACCTTTACAGGGATAAGACATGCTCTAAAGCTG GTTCAGTTGGACTGCGTTCTATCAGAATTTCAGACTTTGCATCATTTCTTTTTTGTTATGTGCAAACTAATAAAAGAAGGGAATTCATGTAGCCAACCTCTAGTCGGAAAATCTTGTGAGGACGTTGGTATCTCGAAGTTTTCTTCTCAAGGGGGATTCTTAAAGCAGCCAGTGCTTCAAGCTCAAAATGAGCACATGGATGCACATAACGCAGTTGTCAGTTCCATTTTATGGGAGAAATTTTGTTGCTTACTCTCAGAAATGGCTTGGATTTCGGTCCAGAAGTGCTTGGCAGCTGGGAAGGTTTTTATAGGTCAAAAATCATCTCAG ATGACCTGCATCAGATTATTAGAGACCCTTCCTGTTGTTTTTGGAAGGCTTTGCCGAGAACCGACTGCAGTCCTTAATAATGCAGTGACGCAATGTCTTCGGGATCTGATAGATTGGGGTCATTCACCACTTCCAGTAGTGGTCAGATATTGGAAAGATGCTTTAATTTCattgttgattttgattaaaGAATCATGCTGTGGTGTCCCTGCTTCATTAGCTGCAGATTTTGAGAAACTTATTTCATGTG ATAATATTCCAATGAATGAGATGACCAAGCAAGTTGCTCAGCTTTCTGTTTCACTTGTGGATGGGAGTTACACTGACTTGAAAAAAACTAATGTTGATTCCAAATGTTTGCCTGGGGAAGAATTTATTCTTGCCGACAACTCTGCCAAGCCTTTTAGTAGGATGGGTAAAAGAATGCATGTTCCAGACTCAAAAAGATTTGTGGATAAGGAAATAAGTAATTTGATAGTTCATTCAGGTGATGATAGAGAAACAGATGCTTCTGTTGGTGCAGATATCAATTCTTGTGTCAACTTTGATCCTAAACTTGTTGGCCATATTGCTGGGAAAGTTGTGTATTCTGATCCTGTGAAAGAAATTGACTCCAGGAAGATTTCTCAGCCAGTTGATCTTTGTCTGGATCTGGATATCCCAAGATTTGAATTAAATGCAGTACAGGCGGGAAAGGATTCGCCTCTTGTCAATTCAAAAGCTATGGAGCCTAAGAGCGAGGAAACTGATATCAAGTGCcgtttaaattatttaaatctgAATTCCAAAGAAAATAGTTCTCTCACCTCTGAGCTTCATTCTTCTCTTGGGAGCTCATCTTATGGAGGTGCAAGTACGAAAGAGAATGATGGGGAATGGGTTATAAAAACTAATGATGCAGTCTTGAAAGAGCTCGTAAGCGAAAATAGAGGTGATCAGGAGTCGGCTTTCCTCGTTTCAGCTAGACGTCAACGATCATTCTCCATAAAAACAAGTCTCTCTGGTCCGAAAAGGAAagtcattcaactcagcttaccGGTTGAAAATCGGTCTAACGCTTTGAGATTGGATGATGGAGTAAAAAGATTTAAAACTGTGAGGCTTGATGATTGGTATAGACCTATTCTAGAGTTCAATTACTTCTCAACAGTTGGTTTGACAAGTGCAGGCGAAGGAAATAATGATAGTTTGAGTAAATTAAAGGAGGTTCCTGTTTGTTTCCAATCTGTTGATGAATATGTTGAAATTTTTCGTCCTCTCATATTGGAGGAGTTCAAGGCACAACTGCAGAGTTCCTTTCAGGAGATGACTTCTCCAGAAGAGATGTCTTGCGGCAGTCTTTCTGTAATGTCAGTCGaaagaattgatgattttcacTTTATTCGCTGTGTTCACGAGGATGTTGATTCATCTGGTTCTAAAAGCTGCTCAGACAATGATCTTATTTTGCTTACAAGACAGCCTCTGAGGAATTCTTGTCCTGATATTCACATGGTTGGAAAGGTGAAGTGTGCTTCTTGA